In the Peptoclostridium acidaminophilum DSM 3953 genome, one interval contains:
- a CDS encoding AarF/UbiB family protein, which translates to MNWVGFVRLIKSIYGKKLPDLEWIEKQGLLAVKIGQTFALRIDFLNEETCAHLSRLYSSNTKIPPEKVNSLINYYSPAGWRDNFEYIEEKPLASASVGQVHRARLKTGEEVVVKLVKKDFKKSFKKDVESLKSFLKTAIFFYPKLDKVADPLGILKNIEKYTLDELNLLNEIAHRDILEEIKSDNMARHDLSRLKFPKVYKELSNENILVSEFIEGETFDKLLSEGRLDYENLLELFHIHGFYVFNVGTFHGDIHPGNIILKGNDMYFVDTGALGLVGTKIKKGLFRFMENLSFYNYGECARSLNEMADVEISGEKYDDYREKFMKLYADFTGKSVSQVSLTRKMMDTIKLGVNSGMVFEKGMYPIIKSLMYLDGMVLKCNPNAVLMEDMRQFIGELKGQED; encoded by the coding sequence ATGAACTGGGTTGGATTTGTCAGGCTCATTAAAAGCATATACGGCAAAAAGTTGCCTGATCTTGAGTGGATAGAAAAACAGGGGCTTTTGGCCGTCAAAATAGGCCAGACATTTGCCCTTAGGATTGACTTTCTAAATGAGGAGACATGCGCCCACCTCTCAAGGCTCTATTCGAGCAATACAAAAATACCGCCTGAGAAGGTAAATAGCCTCATAAATTATTATTCTCCGGCGGGCTGGAGGGACAATTTTGAATATATCGAAGAGAAGCCCCTTGCATCCGCATCTGTAGGACAGGTGCACAGGGCAAGGCTAAAGACCGGGGAAGAGGTAGTTGTAAAGCTTGTTAAAAAAGATTTCAAGAAAAGTTTCAAAAAAGACGTTGAAAGCTTGAAGTCATTCCTCAAAACCGCAATATTCTTCTATCCAAAGCTCGACAAGGTGGCAGATCCTTTAGGGATTCTAAAAAACATAGAAAAGTATACGCTCGACGAGCTCAACCTCCTGAACGAGATAGCCCACAGGGACATACTAGAGGAGATAAAAAGCGACAACATGGCCAGGCATGACCTTTCAAGGCTAAAGTTCCCAAAGGTATACAAGGAGCTCTCAAACGAAAACATACTCGTGAGCGAGTTCATAGAAGGGGAGACCTTTGACAAGCTTTTAAGCGAGGGAAGGCTCGACTATGAAAATCTCCTGGAGCTGTTCCACATACACGGTTTTTATGTTTTTAACGTAGGCACTTTTCATGGAGACATACACCCCGGCAATATAATACTGAAGGGAAATGACATGTATTTTGTAGACACCGGGGCGCTTGGACTGGTTGGGACCAAGATTAAAAAGGGTCTTTTCAGGTTCATGGAAAATCTCAGCTTCTATAACTACGGCGAATGCGCCAGAAGCCTTAATGAAATGGCCGATGTTGAAATAAGCGGGGAAAAATACGATGACTACAGGGAGAAGTTCATGAAGCTGTATGCGGATTTTACAGGAAAGAGCGTGTCACAAGTTAGTCTGACAAGGAAGATGATGGATACGATAAAGCTTGGTGTAAACAGCGGAATGGTGTTTGAAAAGGGCATGTATCCAATCATTAAGAGCCTGATGTATCTGGATGGAATGGTGCTAAAGTGCAATCCGAATGCGGTGCTCATGGAGGACATGAGGCAGTTCATAGGTGAGCTAAAGGGCCAGGAAGATTGA
- a CDS encoding purine-nucleoside phosphorylase yields the protein MSYEKRILKAAEYIKDKIGEPLPQIAIILGSGLGELAERIEGAIALEYSKIPKFPVSTVEGHSGRLVFGSLSGRKVVVMQGRFHYYEGYDMKDVTLPVRVMKLLGVETLIVTNASGAVNKDFNPGELMLISDHINMTFDSPLKGKNMDGYGVRFPDMSNAYDEGLRGIVRSAAAENGIKLNEGVYACMGGPAYETPAEIRMLRALGADAVGMSTVPEVICAVHSGMKVIGISCVTNMGAGILDQPLDHSEVIRTSSMARENFISLLSMTIEKL from the coding sequence GTGTCATACGAAAAGCGGATACTAAAGGCGGCTGAATATATAAAGGACAAGATAGGGGAGCCGCTTCCCCAAATAGCCATTATACTTGGTTCGGGGCTTGGCGAATTGGCAGAAAGGATTGAAGGTGCAATAGCCCTGGAATACTCGAAAATACCGAAGTTCCCGGTGTCAACCGTGGAAGGACACAGCGGCAGGCTGGTGTTTGGGAGTTTGAGCGGCAGGAAGGTTGTAGTTATGCAGGGCAGGTTCCACTACTACGAAGGCTACGACATGAAGGATGTGACGCTGCCGGTGAGGGTTATGAAGCTTCTTGGAGTGGAGACACTCATAGTGACCAACGCATCCGGAGCGGTAAACAAGGATTTCAACCCGGGCGAGCTCATGCTAATAAGCGACCACATAAACATGACATTTGACAGTCCTCTAAAGGGAAAAAACATGGACGGCTACGGGGTGCGCTTTCCCGATATGAGCAATGCCTATGACGAGGGGCTAAGGGGAATTGTAAGGTCGGCGGCAGCTGAAAACGGCATAAAGCTCAATGAAGGTGTCTATGCATGCATGGGGGGGCCGGCATATGAAACTCCGGCTGAAATCAGGATGCTTAGAGCGCTTGGAGCGGACGCAGTAGGCATGTCGACTGTGCCTGAAGTGATATGCGCCGTGCACAGCGGTATGAAGGTTATAGGTATATCGTGCGTTACAAACATGGGCGCTGGAATACTTGATCAGCCGCTTGACCACAGCGAAGTAATAAGGACATCCAGCATGGCCAGGGAAAACTTTATAAGCCTTCTGTCCATGACAATAGAAAAGCTGTGA
- a CDS encoding NADP-dependent isocitrate dehydrogenase, whose translation MPNKIQMKTPLVEMDGDEMTRIIWKEIKDILLLPYIDLNTEYYDLGLEKRDETNDQITIDSALATKKYGVAVKCATITPNAQRVTEYNLKQMWKSPNGTIRALLDGTVFRAPITVDSIKPFVKSWKKPITIARHAYGDVYRNVEYKVEGKGKAELVFTSESGEVSRHTIFDFDGPGVIQGVHNLDKSIASFARSCFNYALDTKQELWFSTKDTISKIYDHRFKDIFDEIFENEYKSKFEEAGISYFYTLIDDVVARIIRSEGGVIWACKNYDGDVMSDMVASAFGSLAMMTSVLVSPDGNFEYEAAHGTVTRHYYKHLKGEETSTNSMATIFAWSGALRKRGELDGTAELVDFANKLEKASIQTIEEGVMTKDLASLSEIKDIKVVNTVDFLKEIAARLEKML comes from the coding sequence ATGCCAAATAAAATTCAAATGAAGACCCCTCTTGTCGAGATGGACGGAGACGAAATGACCAGAATAATCTGGAAGGAAATAAAGGACATACTTCTGCTTCCATACATAGACCTCAATACAGAGTATTATGACCTTGGACTTGAAAAGAGAGATGAGACTAACGATCAGATAACTATAGACTCGGCTCTTGCAACAAAAAAATACGGCGTTGCCGTAAAATGCGCCACTATAACTCCTAATGCTCAAAGGGTCACTGAATACAACTTGAAGCAGATGTGGAAAAGCCCTAACGGAACAATCAGAGCCCTTCTTGACGGTACGGTTTTCCGCGCTCCTATAACAGTAGACAGCATAAAGCCTTTCGTTAAGAGCTGGAAAAAGCCTATAACAATAGCCAGACATGCATACGGCGATGTATACAGAAATGTAGAATACAAGGTTGAGGGAAAAGGCAAGGCTGAACTTGTATTCACTTCAGAAAGCGGAGAGGTTTCAAGACATACCATATTCGATTTTGACGGTCCCGGAGTGATACAAGGTGTTCACAACCTGGACAAGTCTATAGCCAGCTTTGCAAGATCGTGCTTCAACTACGCACTCGATACAAAGCAGGAGCTTTGGTTCTCTACAAAGGACACAATATCAAAGATATACGACCATAGATTCAAGGACATATTCGACGAGATATTCGAAAACGAGTATAAATCAAAATTCGAAGAGGCCGGCATATCATACTTCTACACGCTAATAGACGATGTGGTTGCACGTATCATAAGATCCGAAGGCGGAGTAATATGGGCTTGCAAGAACTACGACGGAGATGTAATGTCAGACATGGTTGCATCGGCTTTCGGCAGCCTTGCCATGATGACATCGGTGCTCGTGTCGCCAGATGGCAATTTCGAATATGAGGCCGCTCACGGCACTGTTACTAGACATTACTACAAGCACCTCAAGGGCGAAGAAACTTCTACAAACTCCATGGCCACAATTTTCGCATGGTCAGGCGCCCTTAGAAAACGCGGCGAGCTGGACGGCACAGCCGAGCTTGTAGACTTTGCAAACAAGCTCGAGAAGGCTTCTATACAGACTATTGAAGAAGGTGTAATGACAAAAGACCTTGCCTCGCTTTCAGAGATCAAGGATATCAAAGTTGTAAACACTGTGGATTTCCTGAAAGAAATTGCAGCAAGACTCGAAAAAATGCTTTAA
- the deoC gene encoding deoxyribose-phosphate aldolase, which produces MISLNLAGLIDHTILKPDASKSELERVCGEAVEYGFASVCVNGCNVEYACSMLKGSSVKVACVVGFPLGAMHPLAKAFEARTAMESGAGEIDMVMNVGAFKDGDYDMVLEDIKSVVEAAKDAAVKVIIETCLLSREEIAKASKLVKDSGAVFVKTSTGFSRSGANEEDIALIRSAVGPDFGIKASGGIRTYEDAMRMVEAGATRIGASLSVDIVRGGEGK; this is translated from the coding sequence GTGATATCATTGAATTTAGCTGGATTGATAGATCATACAATATTAAAGCCTGATGCTTCAAAAAGCGAACTAGAAAGGGTATGTGGCGAAGCGGTGGAATACGGCTTCGCAAGCGTATGTGTTAACGGCTGCAATGTTGAATATGCATGCAGCATGTTAAAGGGCAGCAGCGTAAAGGTTGCTTGCGTGGTCGGTTTCCCTCTTGGAGCAATGCACCCACTGGCAAAAGCCTTTGAGGCAAGGACTGCAATGGAGTCAGGTGCGGGGGAAATAGATATGGTTATGAATGTCGGCGCGTTCAAGGACGGAGATTACGACATGGTGCTTGAAGACATAAAGAGCGTTGTTGAGGCTGCAAAAGATGCAGCTGTTAAGGTCATAATAGAAACCTGCCTGCTTTCAAGGGAGGAGATAGCAAAGGCCAGCAAGCTGGTTAAGGATTCCGGTGCGGTATTCGTAAAGACATCAACCGGTTTTTCAAGATCAGGCGCCAACGAGGAGGACATAGCGCTTATACGAAGCGCTGTGGGACCGGATTTTGGTATAAAGGCCTCTGGTGGAATAAGGACATACGAGGATGCCATGCGCATGGTGGAGGCGGGAGCCACAAGGATAGGGGCGAGCCTTTCTGTAGACATTGTAAGGGGCGGAGAAGGGAAATAA
- a CDS encoding amidohydrolase, which translates to MKILVEKANIMLFTAAGIEFVKGDIAIEGGKIKSIGKAPEGFTAVKKIDARGMMAMPGLINTHTHLPMSLLRNYADDMPLMEWLEKKVWPVEARLSEEDIYWGSMLSIAELIMSGTTCFNDMYEFADSVAQAAADSGIRGFVANTLFDRTRDGDRELSKTADLFHKWSKNADGRIGVMVAPHAPYTCSDDYLIEASKLASELGTGLHIHLSESRSEVEESIRRNKKTPVRHMQELGIFEGRTLAAHCVHVTGEDIDLLSQNNVCVLNNPASNLKLGNGFAPIEAMLQKGICVSLGTDGACSNNSQNMLEEMKLAALINKGIAENPQAMGAEKVIKMATLSGAKTLGIAGLTGSLEEGKAADIILVDMGAAHMQPVHNMSSAVVYSAQAVDVDTVIVNGKILMENRMLTTINLEYIKKKVLESACRITRV; encoded by the coding sequence ATGAAAATTCTCGTTGAAAAGGCCAACATTATGCTTTTTACGGCTGCAGGGATAGAATTTGTTAAAGGCGACATCGCAATAGAAGGTGGCAAGATTAAAAGCATAGGCAAGGCGCCTGAAGGCTTCACGGCGGTCAAAAAAATAGATGCGAGGGGCATGATGGCAATGCCAGGGCTCATAAACACTCACACGCACCTGCCTATGTCGCTTCTGAGAAATTACGCAGATGATATGCCTCTTATGGAATGGCTTGAAAAAAAGGTGTGGCCTGTGGAGGCAAGGCTCAGCGAAGAGGACATATACTGGGGAAGCATGCTCAGCATAGCGGAGCTTATAATGTCAGGTACTACATGCTTCAACGACATGTACGAATTTGCAGATTCCGTGGCGCAGGCGGCCGCAGACTCGGGCATACGTGGGTTTGTGGCTAACACGCTATTTGACAGAACAAGGGATGGGGACAGGGAGCTTTCAAAGACTGCCGATTTGTTCCACAAGTGGAGTAAAAATGCGGATGGCAGGATCGGAGTTATGGTGGCTCCGCATGCGCCGTACACATGCTCGGACGACTATCTCATCGAGGCCTCCAAGCTTGCAAGTGAGCTTGGAACAGGACTGCACATACACCTTAGCGAGAGCAGAAGCGAAGTAGAGGAGAGTATTCGAAGAAATAAAAAAACGCCGGTGAGGCATATGCAGGAGTTGGGCATTTTTGAAGGCAGGACACTTGCCGCGCACTGCGTGCATGTCACAGGCGAGGACATAGATCTGCTCAGTCAAAATAATGTCTGCGTGCTCAACAACCCTGCAAGCAATCTCAAGCTTGGGAACGGTTTCGCTCCGATTGAAGCCATGCTTCAAAAGGGGATTTGCGTATCTCTTGGTACAGACGGCGCTTGCAGCAATAACAGCCAGAACATGCTGGAGGAGATGAAGCTTGCAGCGCTCATCAACAAGGGAATAGCTGAAAACCCGCAGGCAATGGGTGCGGAGAAAGTAATAAAAATGGCAACTCTCAGCGGGGCGAAAACGCTGGGAATAGCGGGCTTGACGGGCTCGCTCGAGGAAGGCAAGGCGGCCGACATCATACTTGTTGACATGGGGGCTGCCCATATGCAGCCTGTACACAACATGTCATCTGCCGTAGTGTATTCTGCTCAGGCGGTTGACGTAGATACTGTTATAGTAAACGGTAAGATTCTCATGGAAAACAGGATGCTAACAACTATTAATCTTGAGTATATCAAGAAAAAGGTGCTTGAGTCGGCTTGCAGGATAACCAGAGTATAG
- a CDS encoding branched-chain amino acid aminotransferase has product MEKQVDIDWGKLGFAYMKTDYRFICSWKDGKWGEGELVEDNMLRISESSAALHYGQQCFEGLKAYRRKDGKIQLFRPDQNAKRLNSSCRRLLMPELPEEIFIEACKKVVQANEKYVPPYGTGATLYLRPFVIGVGDNLGVKPAPEFIFCVFCVPVGAYFKGGLAPVNFMVSDYDRAAPYGTGAAKVGGNYAASMLPHELAVKKGFADCIYLDPATHTNIEEVGAANFFGITKDNKFVTPISESILPSITKYSLMHLAKDYFGMPVEERDVPVDRLDDFAEAGACGTAAVITPIGGIEYGGKLHVFFSETEVGPVTRKLYDTLCGIQFGDIEAPEGWIVEV; this is encoded by the coding sequence ATGGAAAAACAAGTGGACATCGACTGGGGCAAACTTGGTTTTGCCTATATGAAAACTGATTACAGGTTTATCTGTTCCTGGAAGGATGGCAAGTGGGGCGAAGGTGAACTTGTAGAAGACAACATGCTAAGGATAAGCGAATCTTCAGCAGCGCTTCACTACGGCCAGCAATGCTTTGAAGGGCTCAAGGCGTATAGGAGAAAAGACGGCAAGATACAGCTTTTCAGACCCGACCAGAATGCCAAGCGTCTCAACAGCAGCTGCAGAAGGCTCTTGATGCCTGAGCTGCCTGAGGAAATATTCATAGAGGCCTGCAAAAAAGTTGTTCAGGCAAACGAAAAATACGTACCGCCTTACGGAACCGGAGCAACTCTGTATCTTCGTCCTTTTGTAATAGGAGTTGGCGACAATCTCGGCGTCAAGCCGGCGCCCGAATTCATTTTCTGCGTGTTCTGCGTGCCTGTAGGTGCTTACTTCAAGGGCGGCCTGGCACCTGTAAACTTTATGGTGTCAGACTACGACAGGGCTGCTCCTTACGGAACAGGCGCTGCTAAGGTTGGCGGAAACTACGCGGCAAGCATGCTGCCTCACGAACTCGCTGTCAAGAAAGGCTTTGCAGACTGTATATATCTTGACCCTGCAACCCACACAAATATAGAAGAGGTAGGAGCTGCCAACTTCTTTGGGATAACAAAGGACAACAAATTTGTAACCCCTATTTCAGAATCCATACTTCCAAGTATAACAAAGTATTCGCTGATGCATTTAGCCAAGGATTACTTTGGAATGCCTGTAGAGGAAAGAGATGTGCCTGTAGACAGGCTTGACGATTTTGCCGAGGCCGGCGCGTGCGGCACTGCGGCCGTTATAACTCCTATAGGAGGAATAGAATATGGCGGCAAGCTTCATGTGTTCTTTAGCGAAACCGAAGTTGGACCTGTGACAAGAAAGCTCTACGATACGCTTTGCGGCATACAATTCGGAGATATAGAGGCTCCTGAAGGCTGGATAGTCGAGGTATAA
- a CDS encoding phytoene desaturase family protein has translation MKKKVAIVGAGPGGLTAGVILSSKGYQVDIYEKNEYIGGRNSSLILGDFKFDLGPTFLMMDFILEEVFEIAGRKTKDYLDIKRIDPMYRLLLPNGREFYPTYDLEKMEAELEANFPGAFAKYKEFLREEKKKFDALVPCLQVPYDSFADFFKARFISAIPRLDAHKSLFDHLGRYFEDENLRLAFTFQAKYLGMSPWECPGTFSIISYIEHGGGIYHPIGGLNEISKSMARIIEENGGSIHLEMPVKEVVVKDKKAQSLLLENGETVSADHIIVNADFAHAMKNMVKEEHRPKYTDEKLGQKKYSCSTFMLYLGLDKLYECGSHHNILFSKDYKENIDDISKRFVLSKDPSVYVQNACLTDSTLAPGGKSTMYVLVPVPNNNSSIDWEKEKKAFRDKIISIMEERGGYSGIESHILEEKIITPLDWESEKSVYKGATFNLAHNIAQMLVFRPHNRFEEFQGCYLVGGGTHPGSGLPTIYESGKISSRLILEEDGIEPGF, from the coding sequence ATGAAAAAGAAAGTGGCAATAGTTGGAGCCGGCCCGGGAGGCTTGACTGCAGGCGTGATACTCTCGAGCAAGGGTTACCAGGTGGATATATATGAGAAAAACGAGTATATAGGCGGAAGAAACTCATCGCTTATCTTGGGCGATTTCAAGTTTGACCTTGGGCCGACTTTTCTGATGATGGACTTTATACTCGAAGAGGTATTTGAAATAGCGGGCAGGAAGACGAAGGACTATCTGGACATAAAAAGGATAGATCCCATGTATAGGCTTTTGCTGCCAAATGGAAGGGAATTCTATCCGACTTATGACCTTGAAAAGATGGAGGCCGAGCTTGAAGCCAATTTCCCGGGGGCTTTTGCTAAGTACAAGGAATTTCTGAGAGAGGAAAAGAAAAAGTTCGACGCACTCGTGCCCTGCCTTCAGGTCCCGTACGATTCGTTTGCTGATTTTTTCAAGGCGAGATTCATAAGCGCCATACCAAGGCTGGATGCGCATAAAAGTCTGTTCGATCATCTTGGCAGGTATTTTGAAGACGAGAATCTGAGGCTGGCCTTCACATTCCAGGCAAAATACCTGGGCATGTCGCCGTGGGAGTGTCCGGGGACATTCAGCATAATATCGTATATAGAGCATGGGGGAGGCATATATCATCCGATAGGCGGCTTAAATGAGATATCAAAATCGATGGCCAGGATTATTGAAGAAAACGGAGGCAGTATACACCTTGAAATGCCCGTGAAAGAGGTGGTTGTAAAGGATAAGAAAGCTCAATCCCTGCTGCTTGAAAACGGAGAAACAGTCAGTGCCGACCATATAATAGTGAATGCGGATTTTGCTCATGCCATGAAGAATATGGTAAAAGAAGAGCACAGGCCAAAGTACACAGATGAGAAGCTCGGGCAGAAGAAGTATTCCTGCTCAACATTCATGCTTTATCTCGGACTGGACAAGCTCTACGAATGCGGGAGCCACCACAACATATTGTTTTCCAAAGACTACAAGGAGAACATAGACGACATATCCAAAAGATTCGTGCTTTCAAAGGATCCATCAGTATACGTGCAGAATGCGTGCCTTACTGACTCAACGCTTGCTCCCGGAGGCAAATCTACAATGTATGTGCTTGTGCCTGTTCCAAACAACAATTCAAGCATCGACTGGGAGAAGGAAAAGAAAGCCTTCAGAGACAAGATAATAAGTATAATGGAGGAACGCGGAGGCTACAGCGGCATAGAAAGTCACATACTGGAGGAAAAGATAATAACCCCGCTAGATTGGGAAAGCGAAAAGAGCGTTTACAAAGGCGCAACCTTTAATCTGGCGCACAACATAGCTCAGATGCTAGTGTTCAGGCCACACAACAGATTCGAGGAATTTCAAGGCTGCTATCTTGTCGGAGGCGGAACTCATCCTGGAAGTGGTCTGCCTACAATATACGAATCGGGAAAGATATCCTCGAGGCTTATACTCGAAGAGGACGGCATTGAGCCTGGATTCTAA
- the corA gene encoding magnesium/cobalt transporter CorA has translation MKISSTKNISQKTGLPPGSLVHVGNHMQGHTDIEIIQFNEDSLAEITPKSADECFKQLSPDTLTWIRITGLGEIDKIEQIGSDFGIHPLLLEDILNTSHRISIEDFESYICTIFKILSYDESSGHIERDQVSLIFGENFVISFQERPTAIFNPALDHIRNPKSRLRKMKSDYLFYTLMDMVVDNYFVLVEKLGDMLEVLEEEIIENPSYATINKLHLMKREMIHLRKAIWPFREVLNRLQRSDSELIYDSTLMYFKDVYDHIIQVLDTIESFRDILSGMVDIYISISGNKMNEIMKVLTIMSTIFIPLTFLAGVYGMNFKYMPELELPWFYPWFFYGMLAAIALAMLAFFKKKRWI, from the coding sequence ATGAAGATATCAAGCACCAAGAACATCTCACAGAAAACGGGGCTGCCTCCGGGGTCGCTTGTCCATGTGGGTAACCATATGCAGGGGCACACTGATATTGAAATAATTCAGTTTAACGAAGACTCCCTGGCTGAAATCACTCCAAAATCTGCAGATGAATGCTTCAAACAGCTATCGCCCGACACACTCACTTGGATAAGGATAACAGGCCTTGGCGAAATCGACAAAATCGAACAGATAGGCTCTGATTTTGGCATACACCCTCTGCTGCTTGAGGACATACTTAACACCTCTCACAGAATAAGTATTGAGGATTTTGAAAGCTATATATGCACGATATTCAAAATACTCAGCTACGATGAGTCCTCCGGCCATATAGAACGCGATCAGGTGAGCCTTATATTTGGCGAAAATTTCGTCATCTCATTCCAGGAAAGACCAACAGCCATATTTAATCCAGCCTTAGACCACATAAGAAATCCCAAGAGCAGACTCCGCAAAATGAAGTCCGACTACCTTTTTTACACCCTTATGGACATGGTTGTTGACAACTACTTTGTACTCGTAGAAAAACTCGGCGACATGCTTGAAGTCCTCGAAGAAGAAATCATTGAAAATCCAAGCTACGCTACCATAAACAAACTCCATCTTATGAAGCGCGAAATGATACACCTTAGAAAGGCTATCTGGCCATTCCGCGAGGTACTCAATCGTCTGCAAAGAAGCGACTCAGAGCTGATTTACGACTCGACGCTCATGTATTTCAAGGACGTTTATGACCACATAATACAGGTTCTAGATACAATAGAATCATTCAGGGACATACTTTCAGGCATGGTCGACATATACATTTCCATTTCAGGAAACAAGATGAACGAGATAATGAAGGTGCTTACGATAATGTCAACCATATTCATTCCGCTGACCTTTCTAGCAGGAGTTTACGGCATGAACTTCAAATACATGCCCGAGCTGGAGCTCCCATGGTTTTACCCCTGGTTCTTCTATGGAATGCTAGCTGCCATAGCGCTTGCCATGCTTGCTTTTTTCAAGAAAAAAAGATGGATTTAA
- a CDS encoding pyrimidine-nucleoside phosphorylase → MRMYDIIKSKRDGRELTAREIEFFIEGYTRGDIPDYQVSALMMAIFFRKMNKEETANLTMAMARSGDMLDLAPIDGIKVDKHSTGGVGDKTTLVVAPLVAASGVPVAKMSGRGLDHTGGTIDKLEGIPGFNVSMTIQQFISNVNKTGIAISAQTGNLAPADKKLYALRDVTATVDNMSLIASSVMSKKIASGADAIVLDVKSGSGAFMKDDQSAFELAREMVEIGSNVGRRTVAVVTDMSQPLGNAVGNVLEVIEAIDTLRGEGPQDLKELSLALGAQMLLLGRRANSIEEGRNMLEELIKSGKGLEKLKEMVEAQGGDASCIEDTSRLKKANFKLAVISEWEGYVESIAADEIGRAALVLGAGRETKESKIDISVGVLVHKKIGDRIDKGEMLATIHANDMQRAQEARQIIMSAYGISGGIVEKPKLIKGIVASDGISVF, encoded by the coding sequence ATGAGAATGTACGATATAATCAAGAGCAAAAGAGACGGACGCGAACTGACAGCCCGGGAAATAGAATTTTTCATAGAGGGCTATACAAGGGGAGACATTCCCGACTATCAAGTTTCAGCGCTTATGATGGCGATATTTTTCAGGAAGATGAACAAAGAGGAGACGGCCAATCTGACAATGGCCATGGCAAGAAGCGGAGACATGCTCGATCTTGCGCCAATAGACGGGATAAAGGTCGACAAGCACAGCACGGGAGGGGTCGGCGACAAGACTACCCTTGTAGTTGCGCCTCTTGTTGCAGCATCAGGCGTTCCAGTTGCAAAGATGTCTGGCAGGGGTCTTGACCATACAGGAGGAACTATAGACAAGCTTGAAGGCATACCGGGCTTCAATGTGAGTATGACCATACAGCAGTTCATAAGCAATGTAAACAAAACGGGTATAGCTATAAGCGCCCAGACAGGCAATCTGGCTCCTGCAGACAAGAAACTGTACGCACTTCGGGATGTCACTGCCACTGTAGACAACATGTCGCTCATTGCAAGCAGCGTTATGAGCAAGAAGATAGCATCCGGCGCCGACGCCATAGTGCTGGATGTCAAATCAGGGAGCGGAGCCTTCATGAAGGATGATCAGAGCGCATTTGAGCTGGCCAGGGAAATGGTGGAAATAGGATCGAACGTCGGCAGAAGGACTGTGGCCGTTGTGACGGACATGAGCCAGCCGCTTGGGAATGCGGTCGGAAATGTGCTTGAAGTGATAGAAGCAATAGATACCTTGAGAGGAGAAGGACCGCAGGATCTTAAAGAGCTTTCGCTTGCTCTCGGAGCCCAGATGTTACTGCTCGGACGCCGGGCAAACAGCATTGAAGAGGGCAGGAACATGCTTGAAGAGCTCATAAAGTCGGGCAAGGGCCTTGAAAAGCTAAAGGAAATGGTAGAGGCCCAGGGCGGTGACGCATCTTGCATTGAGGATACCTCCAGGCTGAAAAAGGCCAACTTCAAGCTTGCGGTAATATCTGAATGGGAAGGGTATGTAGAGTCCATAGCGGCCGACGAGATAGGAAGGGCAGCGCTTGTGCTCGGAGCCGGAAGGGAGACAAAAGAGAGTAAAATAGACATTTCGGTGGGTGTTCTGGTGCATAAAAAGATTGGAGACCGAATCGACAAAGGCGAGATGCTGGCGACAATTCATGCAAATGACATGCAAAGGGCACAGGAGGCACGGCAGATCATAATGTCAGCATATGGAATTTCTGGCGGCATTGTCGAAAAACCGAAGCTGATCAAGGGGATTGTAGCGAGCGATGGCATTTCAGTATTCTAG